Proteins found in one Agaribacterium sp. ZY112 genomic segment:
- a CDS encoding ABC transporter ATP-binding protein: MTMLKAESIFLSRSNKPVLNGISFSVNNGEVYALLGGNGAGKSSTLLSFLGFLKPAQGRVLVKGKDVAADISAARKAIAYLPESATLYEHLSAYENLRYFLKLAGIEPKQALIEETLERVSLKREARSNLLRDYSKGMRQKVAIALAMLRDTDILLLDEPTSGLDPSAIDEFHRIVRSLANNGKAVLMVTHDVYGACQVADRIGLLRDGSLVAEFSADDNKRIDTETVHSAFSASAQLLSNSEVL, from the coding sequence ATGACAATGTTAAAAGCGGAATCGATTTTTCTTTCTCGTTCTAACAAACCCGTTTTGAATGGCATTAGCTTTAGTGTCAATAATGGTGAGGTTTACGCCTTGCTCGGTGGTAATGGTGCGGGAAAATCAAGCACCTTATTGAGCTTTTTGGGTTTTCTTAAACCCGCTCAAGGCCGTGTTCTGGTGAAGGGAAAGGACGTTGCTGCTGATATTTCAGCAGCGCGTAAGGCCATAGCTTACTTGCCTGAGTCGGCAACACTGTATGAGCATTTAAGCGCGTATGAAAATCTACGTTACTTTTTAAAGTTGGCTGGTATTGAGCCGAAGCAAGCGTTAATTGAAGAAACTCTGGAAAGGGTGTCACTAAAGCGTGAGGCTCGATCGAATCTCTTACGAGATTATTCTAAGGGCATGCGACAGAAAGTTGCCATCGCCTTGGCGATGTTGCGCGATACCGATATTTTGTTATTGGATGAGCCAACCTCGGGGTTGGACCCAAGCGCAATTGATGAGTTTCATCGAATCGTTCGCAGCCTTGCTAATAATGGTAAGGCTGTTCTTATGGTGACTCATGATGTCTATGGCGCATGTCAGGTAGCGGACAGGATCGGCTTACTTAGGGATGGAAGCTTGGTAGCTGAGTTTAGTGCTGATGACAATAAACGTATTGATACTGAAACAGTACACAGTGCTTTTTCAGCTAGCGCTCAGCTCCTTTCCAACTCGGAGGTGCTGTAG
- a CDS encoding TonB-dependent siderophore receptor — translation MNKQVTQALMLGSVAISFFNCGFVNAQSNDKTEQGIETVTVIGMRQAYQGDFAELEIPQAELKIDSQVLQDAGALDLVQALDLSASVARQNNFGGLWNSFAIRGFVGDENLPSNYLVNGFNAGRGFGGARDLSGIESVEVLKGPRAALFGRGEPGGTINLVTKRPTFEREGEIRLSAGSFDTYRTDLDWTSPLTDDVAVRIVGFYEDAGSFRDTIESTKQGLSPSLTWRVNQQSQLTYELEYSHQETPFDRGVVAVGLEGEEKKLGVIPQSRFLGEPDDGPMKADVLGHQLEFQHDFNDNWSALLGFNSRDTSLEGNATENGFYGSRQFLQLDGEHLTRFRRYRDYDARYQVLRAEISGLFSTAAIQHRLIIGVDADKFENDQVFLRARGEKIDDSKPVEDELDRLAETNQVINIFDPVYGAYPLPVPQPNTDRLETQESLGFYIQDQMSLTNKLDVRIGARFDDYQQELDNRRSGEVDQYSETRVSPQFGVVYKATDAISVYSAYGENFRPLSGATSSNNLEPNQSTSTEIGIKFALNDGALQGTVAVFDVQQSNISTVDADFNATAIGEAESQGLEVDINGQLTNTLNLWLSYAYTDAKTKNAFYDANFGVEVPAGAELLNIPENQLSLQLVKQTQLIGKDLDLIAGVIYVDDRNGFFSDQDFRLPSYTTTRIAANYRLSELLELSAEVNNVFDETYYTNSFADVWVQPGAPRNVLLSARFSF, via the coding sequence GTGAATAAGCAAGTTACCCAAGCGCTTATGCTTGGCAGTGTGGCCATTTCTTTTTTCAATTGTGGCTTTGTTAATGCTCAATCAAACGATAAAACAGAGCAGGGCATTGAGACGGTTACCGTTATTGGCATGCGCCAAGCATATCAAGGTGATTTTGCGGAGCTGGAGATTCCTCAGGCTGAATTGAAAATTGATTCTCAAGTATTGCAAGACGCAGGCGCCCTTGATCTGGTTCAAGCGCTAGACCTTTCTGCATCCGTTGCTCGGCAGAATAACTTTGGTGGTTTATGGAATAGCTTTGCCATTCGTGGGTTTGTTGGTGATGAAAATTTACCAAGTAATTATCTTGTTAATGGTTTTAATGCCGGGCGTGGTTTTGGTGGAGCGCGTGACCTTTCTGGTATTGAGTCTGTTGAGGTATTAAAAGGCCCTCGAGCAGCACTTTTTGGACGAGGAGAGCCTGGTGGTACGATCAATCTTGTAACTAAGCGCCCGACCTTTGAGCGCGAAGGGGAAATTCGTCTTTCGGCGGGTAGCTTTGATACTTACCGCACCGATCTGGATTGGACTTCACCACTGACGGATGATGTGGCTGTACGAATTGTTGGTTTTTATGAAGATGCAGGTAGTTTTCGCGATACCATCGAGTCCACCAAGCAGGGCTTGAGCCCTTCCTTGACTTGGCGAGTGAATCAGCAAAGCCAGCTGACTTATGAGTTGGAATACAGTCACCAAGAAACCCCCTTTGATCGTGGTGTGGTCGCCGTGGGTCTCGAGGGCGAAGAAAAGAAACTCGGTGTCATTCCTCAAAGCCGTTTTCTTGGCGAACCTGATGATGGGCCAATGAAGGCAGATGTGCTTGGTCATCAGTTAGAGTTTCAGCATGACTTTAATGACAACTGGAGTGCCTTACTTGGTTTTAATTCCCGTGATACTTCTTTAGAGGGGAATGCAACCGAAAATGGTTTTTATGGCAGTCGACAGTTTCTTCAGTTAGACGGTGAGCATCTTACACGCTTTCGCCGATACCGAGATTACGATGCTAGGTATCAGGTGTTAAGAGCCGAAATAAGTGGGCTTTTTTCAACGGCCGCTATTCAGCACCGTCTTATCATTGGTGTAGATGCCGATAAATTCGAAAACGACCAAGTGTTTTTACGTGCACGTGGAGAGAAGATTGATGACAGTAAGCCCGTTGAGGACGAGCTCGATCGCTTAGCTGAAACAAATCAGGTTATTAATATTTTTGACCCTGTATACGGCGCTTATCCTTTACCTGTGCCTCAGCCTAATACGGATCGTTTAGAAACTCAGGAGTCTCTTGGTTTTTATATTCAAGATCAAATGAGTTTGACCAATAAATTAGATGTACGAATAGGTGCTCGTTTTGATGATTATCAGCAAGAGCTCGACAATCGACGCTCTGGTGAAGTCGATCAATACTCTGAGACACGTGTTAGCCCTCAGTTTGGTGTGGTTTATAAAGCAACAGATGCGATCTCTGTCTATTCAGCCTACGGTGAAAATTTTCGCCCTTTATCTGGGGCAACAAGCTCTAATAATTTAGAGCCTAACCAGTCTACGTCTACAGAAATCGGTATTAAGTTTGCGTTAAATGATGGGGCTCTTCAGGGCACGGTTGCGGTGTTTGATGTTCAGCAGTCGAATATATCAACCGTAGATGCTGATTTTAATGCAACTGCAATAGGCGAAGCCGAGAGTCAGGGCTTAGAAGTTGATATTAATGGCCAGTTAACAAATACGCTTAATCTTTGGCTCTCTTATGCCTATACCGATGCTAAAACAAAAAATGCTTTTTACGATGCAAACTTTGGTGTTGAGGTTCCCGCTGGAGCCGAGCTATTAAATATTCCTGAAAATCAATTGAGCCTTCAGCTTGTTAAGCAAACCCAGCTTATAGGTAAAGATTTAGATCTTATTGCAGGGGTTATTTATGTTGATGATAGGAACGGTTTCTTTAGTGATCAAGATTTTAGATTGCCAAGTTATACCACCACTCGAATAGCAGCAAACTACAGACTATCTGAGCTCTTAGAATTGAGCGCTGAAGTGAATAACGTATTTGATGAAACCTATTACACCAACTCGTTTGCTGATGTCTGGGTGCAGCCTGGTGCGCCTCGTAATGTACTGCTCTCAGCGAGGTTTAGTTTTTAA
- a CDS encoding DUF3526 domain-containing protein, which translates to MRQILLIAAGEWRYWLRSYFALAGVLVFLLLIVTSSILTAFRIDAETHTRVEQQQESEQTFLEQPDRHPHRMVHYGHYIFRAPAPLAIFDPGLDSVTGQSIFLEGHRQNTTMFAESSVSADFGGLSAVSPALIYQLFAPLIIILLGHAALVRERESAALSPLLSLGVSGPRLILGKVLALFSFILILLLPLLVSGALTLVRGEDPRSVLLLFTVYLVYLLLWGLMTLWLSTISAKRSTALAVLAGLWFMWSLVLPSIAVNIASSTLPLAGKIETDLAMLNEKRKLGDGHNANDPAFKQLRADLLEKYGVQQVEKLPINFRGLVAMEAEQKLTNMLNEYAQARMERESEQEKLIGNYAWLTPMLAISFVSRAIAGTDLEHYHRFQKEAEALRFSFVQGLNQAHMQELSYQDDINRNKDQASWLRARVDASSWQVLDRYQFKTAVFTERFSHIKAPMQVLLIWLFLMLMVLLYSARSLKP; encoded by the coding sequence ATGAGGCAGATATTACTTATTGCAGCAGGAGAGTGGCGATATTGGCTTCGCTCCTATTTTGCATTGGCTGGTGTTTTGGTTTTTTTACTGCTTATTGTTACGAGTAGTATTTTAACGGCCTTTCGTATAGATGCTGAAACGCATACCAGAGTGGAACAGCAGCAGGAGTCCGAGCAGACCTTTTTAGAGCAGCCCGATCGCCATCCTCACCGTATGGTGCATTATGGACACTATATTTTTAGAGCACCGGCGCCGCTAGCCATATTTGATCCTGGGCTCGACTCTGTCACTGGGCAATCTATCTTTCTTGAAGGTCATAGGCAAAATACCACCATGTTTGCTGAGTCATCAGTTAGTGCTGATTTTGGTGGGTTATCTGCAGTGAGTCCTGCATTAATTTATCAACTCTTTGCGCCACTCATTATTATCTTGTTAGGCCATGCCGCACTTGTTCGTGAGCGAGAATCTGCGGCGCTTAGCCCATTATTATCGCTTGGTGTAAGTGGCCCAAGGTTGATACTAGGTAAGGTGTTAGCGCTTTTTAGTTTTATTTTAATTCTACTGCTACCGCTGCTTGTAAGCGGCGCGTTGACCTTGGTGCGTGGTGAAGATCCTAGATCTGTATTGTTATTGTTCACTGTTTATTTAGTGTATCTGTTGTTGTGGGGACTTATGACGCTTTGGCTCTCTACAATTTCAGCTAAGCGTTCGACAGCATTGGCTGTATTGGCTGGGCTTTGGTTTATGTGGTCCTTGGTTTTGCCTTCCATTGCCGTCAATATTGCTTCAAGCACGCTACCTCTTGCCGGCAAGATTGAAACAGATTTAGCAATGCTAAATGAGAAGAGAAAGCTCGGTGATGGTCACAATGCAAATGACCCAGCATTTAAACAGCTCCGTGCTGATCTATTAGAAAAATATGGTGTGCAGCAGGTTGAAAAATTACCTATTAATTTTAGGGGGCTTGTGGCGATGGAGGCGGAACAGAAGCTTACGAATATGCTTAATGAATATGCTCAAGCGCGCATGGAGCGAGAAAGTGAGCAGGAAAAATTAATCGGAAATTACGCTTGGTTAACACCAATGCTAGCTATCTCCTTTGTTTCTCGTGCAATTGCTGGCACAGATCTCGAGCATTACCATCGCTTTCAAAAGGAAGCAGAAGCACTTCGTTTTTCTTTTGTTCAAGGGCTCAATCAGGCGCATATGCAAGAGCTGTCGTATCAAGATGATATCAACCGTAATAAAGATCAGGCTTCTTGGTTGCGCGCTCGGGTCGATGCTTCTAGTTGGCAGGTGTTGGATCGTTACCAGTTTAAAACGGCGGTTTTTACTGAGCGCTTTAGTCATATTAAGGCGCCTATGCAGGTTTTATTAATTTGGTTATTTCTGATGCTAATGGTTCTGCTTTACAGTGCGAGGAGTTTGAAACCATGA
- a CDS encoding DUF3526 domain-containing protein, translating into MTSLFNEIRFAAKDRTLCLWMVIVISLSTVALGFGLAEVQSQNATIAALIESDREDRLAESAKLKDWGSAAYYNFHLTYDEPSTLAFMALGGRDIHPWKHRIRMLALEGQIYERDVGNPSVALIGRFDFSFLASFVLPLVLIIVLYDLRAGEQRAGRFNLLEATAIRPVVLWGLRVWVRATAVFLCLIIPLFVGGLVAGASLTSLLTVAAVVFLYSAFWSFLCFKLSAWRQSAPIILMALTAIWLLTAVAIPAAARLAVDRLVPIPDGADILMLQRESVNDAWDLPREATMDKFFQRYPEYVSYEPVSSSFEWQWYYAFQQVGDQEAESLSKAYRQGRVQRDNIAAWLSLLAPPSLLERTLQSLAGTDMKASNTYEQQVRDYHAQLRAFYYPKFFFHETFDKNSLQKLPVFGGSPLGLD; encoded by the coding sequence ATGACATCCTTGTTTAATGAAATACGCTTCGCAGCAAAGGACAGAACGCTTTGCTTGTGGATGGTTATTGTTATCAGCCTATCTACTGTGGCCCTTGGCTTTGGACTGGCAGAAGTGCAGAGCCAGAATGCGACGATTGCAGCCTTAATTGAGTCGGATAGGGAAGACCGCTTAGCAGAATCAGCAAAGCTGAAGGACTGGGGCAGCGCAGCCTATTATAACTTTCATTTAACGTATGATGAGCCTTCAACGCTTGCTTTTATGGCCTTGGGCGGGCGTGATATACATCCCTGGAAGCACCGTATTAGGATGCTTGCTCTAGAGGGGCAAATTTATGAGCGAGACGTTGGTAATCCGAGCGTAGCCTTAATTGGTCGCTTTGATTTTTCTTTTCTAGCATCATTTGTTTTACCCCTCGTATTAATCATTGTGCTCTATGACTTAAGGGCTGGCGAACAAAGGGCCGGGCGTTTTAATTTATTAGAAGCTACCGCAATACGGCCGGTAGTCTTATGGGGCTTGCGTGTATGGGTGCGTGCAACGGCGGTTTTTTTATGTCTGATCATTCCTTTGTTTGTTGGCGGTTTAGTGGCCGGCGCCAGTTTGACGTCTTTGCTTACAGTGGCTGCGGTTGTATTTCTCTATAGTGCATTCTGGAGTTTCTTGTGCTTTAAATTGTCGGCTTGGCGGCAATCGGCTCCCATTATTTTAATGGCGCTTACTGCAATTTGGTTGCTTACGGCCGTTGCGATCCCCGCAGCAGCACGTCTTGCTGTAGACCGATTGGTGCCTATTCCAGATGGAGCTGACATTCTGATGCTGCAAAGAGAGTCTGTTAACGATGCTTGGGATTTACCCCGAGAAGCGACGATGGATAAATTTTTTCAACGCTATCCTGAATACGTAAGTTATGAGCCGGTAAGCAGCTCGTTTGAGTGGCAGTGGTATTACGCGTTTCAGCAGGTTGGTGATCAAGAAGCAGAGTCGCTTAGTAAAGCGTATCGGCAGGGTAGAGTGCAGCGTGACAACATAGCAGCATGGCTTTCCTTACTTGCGCCGCCGTCGTTACTTGAGCGTACACTTCAGTCTTTAGCTGGGACAGATATGAAGGCAAGCAATACTTATGAACAGCAGGTTCGCGATTACCATGCTCAGCTTCGCGCCTTCTATTACCCCAAGTTTTTCTTTCACGAGACTTTTGATAAAAACAGCTTACAGAAATTACCGGTTTTTGGGGGAAGTCCGTTGGGCCTAGACTAG
- a CDS encoding SHOCT domain-containing protein, which produces MKSSISLKSILVLFGFSASVWVLADDSALIVESVDKKACSLVLEQACITKKHDAEKKCLPWHKKEASSKGANTVLIGETTVTTHRRPMYDGTSKKVKETTISASYYLCPVEAASVDSSQSVNQQVKPAQDLSIEQRLTQLNELHEKGLISDSEYKDKRASILNEL; this is translated from the coding sequence GTGAAAAGTTCGATTTCTTTGAAGTCTATATTGGTTCTGTTTGGTTTTTCTGCCAGTGTTTGGGTGCTGGCAGATGATTCAGCGCTTATTGTGGAAAGTGTTGATAAAAAGGCGTGTAGCTTAGTCCTTGAGCAAGCGTGTATTACCAAAAAGCATGATGCTGAAAAGAAATGTTTGCCTTGGCATAAAAAAGAAGCTTCATCTAAGGGAGCCAATACGGTGTTGATTGGTGAAACGACAGTGACAACGCACCGTCGCCCAATGTATGACGGAACGTCAAAAAAAGTGAAAGAGACAACTATAAGCGCTTCTTATTATCTCTGTCCCGTAGAGGCGGCTAGTGTTGATTCGAGCCAGAGTGTGAATCAACAAGTTAAGCCTGCTCAAGACCTTTCTATTGAACAGCGTTTAACTCAATTAAACGAGCTACACGAAAAAGGCTTAATCAGCGATAGCGAATATAAAGATAAGCGAGCCTCGATTTTGAATGAGCTATAA